From the genome of Parasteatoda tepidariorum isolate YZ-2023 chromosome X1, CAS_Ptep_4.0, whole genome shotgun sequence, one region includes:
- the LOC107443172 gene encoding phosphofurin acidic cluster sorting protein 1 has product MAEKPSKPSNVWGKPVPMKLFAAWEVDRTPPNCIPRLCTLNLTRLVLLKPVVGEMNSVTIAVKMQSSKRILRSNEILALNNGLIDTELDLTFSLQYPHFLKRCGNNLQIMLQRRKRYKNRAILGFKTLACGIINMAEVLQRPMDKELELHSNNKEKSEVIAKVLMYAISSQPVDHEEIDRQKSLRGMERTVEVDNFSDEEEEYTSNEDGCDSEPVVEDSGAAVDSLNHSHLRKSMNPKLFQNVDRPDPAERNIKQKIIALLKKFRIPEAEVSDSEQYQEELEQELISQNPQEFEDLIDELESMSDSGPDVDDISISSTPKPSLRPFFSSGTLTAIDKNNMPMISDDSSKKTDDNHESGTDQENTDTSQTASPPKSLTMEEKKTFSPSGLEKDKKAKLFAREKSSSKDKRTSNAKEGREKLTYEKSASKDSECSPQKTVLEQLAKIFPTDDSIPDHVIVVNAIDVVGNCLAVQLIDRNENVITILSNSDLRASFSCLMNKIQKFCNCNSRAPQTIKIGILGHDSFFSSVLRLYVEHFSTKPSEWQAYVKFCLIPLSSSTVSKSLSSIDNAYSNVFMDSSWKDLLDHCSETSSTPEIELTVNRIMHFINNASYLWQMAIAEAMVTYKEKSSDEESSQVFIPFVTDVKIGIMESVTQTTSVDSEELTANLTVPGNSPPCTITEKGPRESTTPPSSPSISSAFLGNTSGSAVMSAFGETMDLQLDYWIMPQKGEANKKTESSKLSLKTTFRNLHVSRTSSPVEPGSSSLTLTYVTKEKKQKIMRLGKKKEKEKELDNRYQQVEGIHRLICSCRTLQTPLKVTIDGVEWSGVKFFQLTSQWQTHIKYFPVALYSMIEHPC; this is encoded by the coding sequence ATGGCAGAGAAACCAAGCAAGCCCTCAAATGTTTGGGGGAAACCTGTGCCAATGAAATTGTTTGCTGCCTGGGAAGTTGATCGCACCCCACCTAACTGTATTCCCAGACTGTGTACTTTAAATTTGACACGGCTTGTACTTTTAAAGCCTGTTGTTGGTGAAATGAACTCTGTCACTATAGCAGTAAAAATGCAAAGCTCTAAACGAATTTTGCGCTCTAATGAAATTTTAGCTCTGAATAATGGCCTTATTGATACTGAGCTagatttaacattttctttgcaatatccacattttttaaagcgttGTGGAAATAATCTTCAAATAATGCTTCAACGAAGGAAACGGTATAAGAATCGAGCAATTCTAGGCTTTAAAACTCTTGCTTGTGGGATTATTAACATGGCTGAAGTTCTTCAAAGGCCTATGGATAAAGAATTAGAATTGCACtcaaacaataaagaaaaaagtgaagTTATTGCAAAAGTATTAATGTATGCAATTTCTAGTCAGCCAGTCGATCATGAAGAAATAGATAGGCAAAAGTCATTACGAGGGATGGAAAGAACTGTTgaagttgataatttttcagatgaagaagaagaatataCATCGAATGAAGATGGTTGTGACAGTGAACCTGTTGTTGAAGATTCTGGAGCTGCAGTAGATTCATTAAACCATTCTCATTTGCGAAAATCGATGAATCCTAAACTTTTCCAGAATGTAGATCGTCCTGATCCtgcagaaagaaatataaagcaGAAAATCATTgccttacttaaaaaattcagaataccTGAAGCTGAGGTATCTGATTCTGAACAATATCAAGAAGAGCTTGAACAAGAGCTTATTTCTCAGAATCCACAAGAATTTGAAGATCTCATTGATGAACTAGAAAGTATGAGTGATAGTGGTCCCGATGTTGATGACATCAGTATTTCTTCTACACCAAAACCTAGTTTACGGCCATTTTTTTCATCAGGAACTTTGACTGCTATTGATAAAAACAACATGCCTATGATTAGTGACGATAGCTCTAAGAAAACTGATGATAATCATGAATCGGGCACTGATCAAGAAAATACTGATACTAGTCAAACTGCAAGTCCACCAAAGTCATTaacaatggaagaaaaaaaaactttttctcctTCAGGCTTAGAAAAAGATAAGAAGGCTAAATTATTTGCAAGAGAAAAAAGCTCATCCAAAGATAAACGAACATCAAATGCGAAAGAAGGCCGTGAAAAATTGACTTATGAAAAATCTGCATCGAAAGATTCAGAATGCAGTCCTCAGAAAACTGTCCTTGAACAATTAGCTAAAATATTTCCTACTGATGATTCAATTCCTGATCATGTAATTGTTGTTAATGCAATTGACGTTGTTGGTAACTGTTTGGCTGTTCAATTAATTGATAGAAAtgaaaatgtcattactatcTTATCAAATTCTGATTTACGAGCTTCATTTTCTTGCTTAATGAACAAGATCCAGAagttttgtaattgtaattCACGAGCAccacaaacaataaaaattggtattttggGACATGATAGTTTTTTTAGTTCTGTTTTACGCTTGTATGTTGAACATTTTTCTACGAAACCATCAGAATGGCAAGCTTATGTAAAATTTTGCCTTATTCCTTTATCATCAAGCACAGTGTCAAAATCATTAAGTAGTATTGATAATGCATATTCTAATGTGTTTATGGATTCTTCTTGGAAAGATCTGTTGGATCATTGTAGTGAAACTTCTTCGACACCTGAAATTGAATTAACTGTTAATCGAATCATGCATTTTATCAACAATGCCTCTTATTTGTGGCAAATGGCAATAGCTGAAGCTATGGTcacttataaagaaaaaagttctgaCGAAGAATCATCTCAAGTTTTTATTCCCTTTGTCACTGATGTTAAAATTGGTATAATGGAAAGTGTGACCCAAACTACATCTGTTGATTCTGAAGAATTAACTGCAAATTTAACAGTCCCAGGCAATTCTCCACCATGTACAATAACTGAAAAAGGACCGCGAGAAAGTACAACTCCTCCAAGTTCTCCAAGTATTTCAAGTGCATTTTTAGGAAATACTTCTGGATCTGCTGTGATGTCTGCATTTGGAGAAACAATGGATCTTCAACTTGATTATTGGATTATGCCACAAAAAGGGGaggcaaataaaaaaacagaatctTCAAAATTGAGCTTGAAAACCACCTTTCGAAATTTGCATGTATCACGTACTAGTAGCCCTGTTGAACCTGGATCATCATCTCTTACTCTTACCTATGTTACcaaagaaaagaaacagaagATTATGAGGCTTggtaagaaaaaggaaaaagaaaaagagctaGACAACCGTTATCAGCAAGTGGAAGGTATTCATAGGCTTATATGCTCTTGCCGGACCTTACAAACACCTCTCAAAGTAACTATAGATGGAGTTGAATGGAGTGGTGTGAAATTTTTTCAGCTCACTTCTCAGTGGCAGACACACATTAAGTACTTTCCCGTTGCATTATATTCTATGATAGAGCATCCATGTTAA